The genomic interval TCAAAGTAGGAGATTCGGTCAAGCAAGGTGATGTGCTCGGCACGGCCGGCGTCAGCGAATTGGAGAAGAACGAAGGCGTTCACGTCCACTTCGCGGTCAAGAGCAACAGCCAGACCGTCGATCCGGCTTCGCTGATCGAAGATCAACAGTAATCTGGTACCAAGGGCAGGGTTGTCCCGAGCGCGGCGGCGCGCAAGGGCAACTCTGTCTATTTTTTGCATTTTAATAGCTGACCAAATGATGGTATTTGTGTTACGATAGTACCATAAATGATACTTCCGAGGATCTATCGACTTCAGAGAGGACGCGTGATAGATGAAGCTCGTGACGGTAGACGAACTTCACCCCGGCGATGTGCTGGACAGGCCGGTGTACGGCAAGAACGGATTGGTCATGCTAGAAGCCGGCACGGAGCTTACGACGCAATACATACATAGATTGCAGAATCTCGGATTTCAATCGGTCGCCCTCGGCAAGCGCGGTGCGGCGGCCGAAGCGCTGCTGGCTTCCCGCATGAAGCTGCGGCCCGACGAGAAGGTCAGGAGCCTCGAGGAGATCGAGCTGTTGCGCGCGGATCCGGTCCAGCTGCAGGAGACGCATCACAGTCTGATCCGTTTTTTGGAGACGGAAGACAACTACAGCAGGGTTGCGCTGCCGCTCGCCGAGCTGGCGAGTTTCAAACGGGGCTACCGTGAGCGCCTTCTCTCGGCTGTCAGCCACCGGGCGGTGGCCGAGGAGCTGAGCGTGCTGAGACAGACCGATGAATCGCTCTTCGACCACACGCTGCAGGTGTCGCTTATGTCGGGCGTGATCGGTGCGTCGGGAGGGATGGATTCGAACGCCCAGTACGAGCTGGCCGTGGGATCGCTGCTGTTCGATGTCGGCATGACGCGGATATCGCCCGGGCTGCTCCGCGCGAGACGCAAGCTTACGGACGCGGAGATGGAGGCGGTCAGGCAGCATACGACGCTCGGTTATCACGCGCTCGGGCGCATGCGCGAGGTCCCGGACGCCGCGGCCAAGTGCGCGCTGCTTCATCACGAGCGTTACAGAGGGGAGGGTTATCCGTACGGAGTCGCGCAGGACAAGATTCCGGACATGGCGCAGATCGTGGGACTGGCCGACGTGTTCGACGCGCTGCTCTCGCCCCGCCATCACCGCGATCCTTATCCGCCCTGCGAAGCGATGGAATATATGTTCGCTGCCGGCAATTACGAGTTCGGCATCGGCGTCGTGCG from Cohnella hashimotonis carries:
- a CDS encoding HD-GYP domain-containing protein, coding for MKLVTVDELHPGDVLDRPVYGKNGLVMLEAGTELTTQYIHRLQNLGFQSVALGKRGAAAEALLASRMKLRPDEKVRSLEEIELLRADPVQLQETHHSLIRFLETEDNYSRVALPLAELASFKRGYRERLLSAVSHRAVAEELSVLRQTDESLFDHTLQVSLMSGVIGASGGMDSNAQYELAVGSLLFDVGMTRISPGLLRARRKLTDAEMEAVRQHTTLGYHALGRMREVPDAAAKCALLHHERYRGEGYPYGVAQDKIPDMAQIVGLADVFDALLSPRHHRDPYPPCEAMEYMFAAGNYEFGIGVVRSFLKNLTIFPTGMAVILSSGETAIVKDTANRPAHKPVVLVVREADGRVPSPYEIDLNENARIYVSRAVSIKG